From Miscanthus floridulus cultivar M001 chromosome 15, ASM1932011v1, whole genome shotgun sequence, the proteins below share one genomic window:
- the LOC136509249 gene encoding glycine-rich protein HC1-like produces MAAHHHHRARAPLLLAILLAAAAAASVASAARDLDPANPLPSPAAAAGRNSNPDPNYYGYGAVPGVGGTAGNGGGFYGGPGYGQGVGVPAGGFGFGGGGGGGGWGAGYGGSGGGGGYAHGGVEVPTVLCQEKGPCYGKKVACPKRCFSSYSRSGNGYGAGGGGGSCTVDCKAKCTATC; encoded by the coding sequence ATGGCCGCGCATCACCACCACCGCGCCCGCGCCCCGCTCCTCCTCGCGATCCtcttggcggcggcggccgccgcctccgTGGCCTCCGCCGCGCGCGACCTCGACCCCGCCAACCCGCTCCCATCGCCAGCCGCCGCCGCGGGCCGAAACAGCAATCCAGATCCCAACTACTACGGCTACGGCGCCGTCCCGGGCGTCGGCGGCACGGCGGGCAACGGAGGCGGATTCTACGGCGGGCCGGGCTACGGACAAGGCGTCGGCGTCCCGGCCGGAGGGTTCggcttcggcggcggcggaggaggaggcgggTGGGGCGCGGGGTACGGCGGctcaggcggtggcggcgggtacGCGCACGGCGGCGTGGAGGTGCCGACGGTGCTGTGCCAGGAGAAGGGGCCCTGCTACGGCAAGAAGGTGGCGTGCCCCAAGAGGTGCTTCTCGTCCTACAGCCGCTCCGGCAACGGCTACGgcgccggaggcggcggcggatccTGCACCGTCGACTGCAAGGCCAAGTGCACCGCCACCTGCTGA